One stretch of Penaeus vannamei isolate JL-2024 chromosome 7, ASM4276789v1, whole genome shotgun sequence DNA includes these proteins:
- the LOC138862108 gene encoding mucin-3A-like, with product MPATPSRQNIDTETTTTTTTTTTTTTTTTNTTTTTNNTHRRQNIDTETTTTTTTTTTTTTTTTTTTTTTNTHKRENIDTETTTTTTTTATTTTPTTTTTNTHRRQNIDTETTTTTTTTTNTHRRQNIDTETTTTTTTTTTTTTTTTTTTNTHRRQNIDTETTTTTTTTTTTTTTTTTTTTTTNTHRRQNIDTETTTTTTTTTTTTTTTTTTTNTHRRQNIDTETTTTTTTTTTTTNTHRRQNIDTETTTTTTTTTTTTTTTTTTTTTTTTTTTNTHRRQNIDTETTTTTTTTTTTTTTTTTTTTTTNTHRRQNIDTETTTTTTTTTTTTTTTTTTTNTHRRQNIDTETTTTTTTTTTTTTTNTHRRQNIDTETTTTTTTTTTTTTTTTTTNTHRRQNIDTETTTTTTTTTTTTTTTTTTNTHRRQNIDTETTTTTTTTTTTTTTTTNTHRRQNIDTETTTTTTTTTTTTTTTTTTTNTHRRQNIDTETTTTTTTTTTTTNTHRRQNIDTETTTTTTTTTTTTTIILNRGRRRALEAPVRRRPPPLPRLPCLPPAALCTRGLPSFCASRLRISRPWTHLAQLILPHIGSYDKKGRLAPLHLRQQEERVRMTVPTLTKKVV from the exons atgcctgcaACTCCCTC acGGCAAAATATCGATAcggagaccaccaccaccaccaccaccaccaccaccaccaccaccaccaccaccaacaccaccaccaccaccaacaacacacacagacggcAAAATATCGATAcggagaccaccaccaccaccaccaccaccaccaccaccaccaccaccaccaccaccaccaccaccaccaccaacacacacaaacgggaAAATATCGATAcggagaccaccaccaccaccaccaccaccgccaccaccaccacccccaccaccaccaccaccaacacacacagacggCAAAATATCGATAcggagaccaccaccaccaccaccaccaccaccaacacacacagacggCAAAATATCGATAcggagaccaccaccaccaccaccaccaccaccaccaccaccaccaccaccaccaccaccaccaacacacacagacggCAAAATATCGATAcggagaccaccaccaccaccaccaccaccaccaccaccaccaccaccaccaccaccaccaccaccaccaccaacacacacagacggCAAAATATCGATAcggagaccaccaccaccaccaccaccaccaccaccaccaccaccaccaccaccaccaccaccaacacacacagacggCAAAATATCGATAcggagaccaccaccaccaccaccaccaccaccaccaccaccaacacacacagacggCAAAATATCGATAcggagaccaccaccaccaccaccaccaccaccaccaccaccaccaccaccaccaccaccaccaccaccaccaccaccaccaccaccaacacacacagacggCAAAATATCGATAcggagaccaccaccaccaccaccaccaccaccaccaccaccaccaccaccaccaccaccaccaccaccaccaacacacacagacggCAAAATATCGATAcggagaccaccaccaccaccaccaccaccaccaccaccaccaccaccaccaccaccaccaccaacacacacagacggCAAAATATCGATAcggagaccaccaccaccaccaccaccaccaccaccaccaccaccaccaacacacacagacggCAAAATATCGATAcggagaccaccaccaccaccaccaccaccaccaccaccaccaccaccaccaccaccaccaacacacacagacggCAAAATATCGATAcggagaccaccaccaccaccaccaccaccaccaccaccaccaccaccaccaccaccaccaacacacacagacggCAAAATATCGATAcggagaccaccaccaccaccaccaccaccaccaccaccaccaccaccaccaccaacacacacagacggCAAAATATCGATAcggagaccaccaccaccaccaccaccaccaccaccaccaccaccaccaccaccaccaccaccaacacacacagacggCAAAATATCGATAcggagaccaccaccaccaccaccaccaccaccaccaccaccaacacacacagacggCAAAATATCGATAcggagaccaccaccaccaccaccaccaccaccaccaccaccaccattattctGAATCGCGGGCGGAGGAGGGCGCTGGAGGCCCCGGTCCGCCGCCGCCCTCCGCCTCTCCCGCGCCTTCCCTGCCTTCCACCCGCCGCTCTTTGCACCCGAggtcttccctccttctgcgccTCTCGCCTTCGTATCTCTCGGCCCTGGACACACctggccc AGCTAATCCTCCCGCACATCGGTTCATATGACAAGAAAGGTCGTTTAGCGCCCCTTCATCTTCGCCAGCAGGAAGAACGAGTCAGAATGACCGTCCCTACACTGACGAAGAAGGTGGTCTAG